In Rathayibacter sp. VKM Ac-2762, one DNA window encodes the following:
- a CDS encoding M3 family metallopeptidase encodes MSAPDPVAVLLEPSRLPHGLPDFAAVDPEAYRPAFLEALRRHRAEIDAIAGASEPPTVENTLVALERAGRELRRVSAVFFTVAASDRTPLTDALEAELAPLLSAHSDAISLDPRLFARLRALAEQSTELDLDAETAYLLERRITGFERSGALLDDAGKARLGELNEQLSTLTTRFEKDLLAESNDRAVLLEDVAGLDGLDESDVSAAARAAADRGVDGWLITLPLYSGHPWLARLRDRGVRERVLRASVGRGAEGGPHDTTATLQRIVALRAERAALLGAASHAEFVISGQTAGSPERVLSLLRELAAPAARNAGIELERMQASADAEQDAAGAPRFTIEAWDRAYYEERVRSESYSVDSSALRPFFELERVLRHGVFAAATGLYGVRFSERSDLAGYSEHVRVFEVHEEDGTPLGLFLLDPFTRDSKRGGAWMNSLSSRTSLLGDSAVVVNNLNLSAPGAGEPALLSLDEVETLFHEFGHALHGLFASTRYPRFAGTAVFRDFVEFPSQVNETWVRRPGLLAEYARHVETGEALPAGTVERLEASALWGEGFATSEYLASALLDLAWHSLPAPVEPRDAAAFEREVLDGAGLLLPAVPPRYRSTYFAHVFSGGYSAGYYSYIWSEILDADTVEWFEENGGLDRSAGERFRRGVLELGGSRDPLDAYRAFRGRDARTEPLLARRGLL; translated from the coding sequence ATGAGCGCTCCCGATCCCGTCGCCGTCCTGCTCGAGCCGAGCAGACTCCCCCACGGGCTCCCCGACTTCGCCGCCGTCGACCCCGAGGCCTACCGCCCGGCGTTCCTCGAGGCCCTCCGCCGGCACCGCGCCGAGATCGACGCGATCGCCGGCGCCTCCGAGCCGCCGACCGTCGAGAACACCCTCGTCGCCCTCGAGCGGGCGGGCCGCGAGCTGCGCCGGGTGAGCGCCGTCTTCTTCACTGTCGCCGCCTCCGACCGCACTCCGCTCACCGACGCTCTGGAGGCCGAGCTCGCTCCGCTGCTCTCGGCCCACAGCGATGCGATCAGCCTCGACCCGCGCCTGTTCGCCCGGCTCCGCGCTCTCGCCGAGCAGTCGACGGAGCTCGACCTCGACGCCGAGACGGCCTACCTCCTCGAGCGGAGGATCACCGGGTTCGAGCGCTCCGGTGCGCTCCTCGACGACGCGGGGAAGGCACGGCTCGGCGAGCTGAACGAGCAGCTGTCGACCCTGACCACGCGCTTCGAGAAGGACCTGCTCGCCGAGTCGAACGACCGGGCCGTCCTCCTCGAGGACGTCGCCGGCCTCGACGGGCTCGACGAGTCCGACGTCTCGGCCGCCGCGCGCGCCGCCGCCGACCGCGGCGTCGACGGCTGGCTGATCACCCTGCCCCTCTACTCCGGACACCCCTGGCTCGCGCGTCTGCGCGACCGCGGCGTCCGCGAGCGCGTCCTGCGCGCCTCTGTCGGCCGCGGTGCGGAAGGCGGGCCGCACGACACCACCGCGACCCTGCAGCGCATCGTCGCGCTGCGGGCCGAGCGCGCAGCTCTGCTGGGCGCGGCCTCGCACGCCGAGTTCGTGATCTCGGGCCAGACCGCGGGCTCGCCGGAGCGCGTCCTGTCGCTGCTGCGCGAGCTCGCCGCTCCCGCCGCCCGGAACGCGGGGATCGAACTCGAGCGGATGCAGGCCTCCGCCGACGCCGAGCAGGACGCCGCCGGAGCGCCGCGCTTCACGATCGAGGCGTGGGATCGCGCCTACTACGAGGAGCGCGTGCGGTCGGAGAGCTACTCCGTCGACTCCAGCGCACTGCGTCCCTTCTTCGAGCTCGAGCGGGTGCTCCGGCACGGCGTGTTCGCCGCCGCCACCGGTCTCTACGGCGTCCGCTTCTCGGAGCGGAGCGACCTGGCCGGCTACAGCGAGCACGTCCGCGTGTTCGAGGTGCACGAGGAGGACGGGACCCCGCTGGGCCTGTTCCTGCTCGATCCCTTCACCCGCGACTCGAAGCGCGGCGGGGCGTGGATGAACTCCCTCTCCAGCCGCACCTCGCTGCTCGGCGACTCCGCCGTCGTCGTGAACAACCTGAACCTGTCGGCTCCGGGCGCGGGCGAGCCCGCCCTTCTCAGCCTCGACGAGGTGGAGACGCTGTTCCACGAGTTCGGGCACGCCCTGCACGGCCTGTTCGCGAGCACGCGGTACCCGCGCTTCGCCGGTACCGCGGTGTTCCGGGACTTCGTCGAGTTCCCGAGCCAGGTGAACGAGACGTGGGTGCGCCGCCCCGGGCTCCTCGCCGAGTACGCCCGCCACGTCGAGACCGGCGAGGCCCTGCCCGCGGGGACCGTCGAGCGCCTCGAGGCGTCCGCGCTGTGGGGCGAGGGCTTCGCGACGAGCGAGTACCTGGCGTCCGCCCTGCTCGACCTCGCCTGGCACTCCCTGCCGGCCCCGGTCGAGCCGCGCGACGCGGCCGCCTTCGAGCGCGAGGTGCTCGACGGCGCGGGCCTCCTCCTCCCCGCCGTGCCGCCCCGCTACCGCAGCACGTACTTCGCGCACGTCTTCTCCGGCGGCTACTCCGCGGGCTACTACTCCTACATCTGGAGCGAGATCCTCGACGCGGACACGGTCGAGTGGTTCGAGGAGAACGGCGGCCTCGACCGCTCGGCGGGCGAGCGCTTCCGCCGCGGGGTGCTCGAGCTCGGCGGCTCCCGCGATCCGCTCGACGCGTACCGCGCGTTCCGCGGGCGGGATGCGCGGACCGAGCCGCTGCTCGCGCGCCGCGGCCTCCTCTAG
- the valS gene encoding valine--tRNA ligase, with product MTLADRLPAKPALEGLEGTWGLRWQTDGTYRFDRTGLTRADVYSIDTPPPTASGSLHIGHVFSYTHTDVVARFQRMRGKSVFYPMGWDDNGLPTERRVQNYYGVRCDPTLPYEPGFTPPFEGGDNKSSKAADQKPISRRNFVELCERLTVEDEKQFEDVWRALGLSVDWSQSYRTIGDESQAASQRAFLRNLARGEAYQAQAPTLWDITFRTAVAQAELEDKDQPGAYHRLGFHREGGEDVFIETTRPELLPACVALVAHPDDERYQALFGTTVRTPLFDVEVPVLAHHLAQKDKGSGIAMICTFGDTTDVVWWRELDLPNRAIIGFDGRLISEAPAAITSDAGRAAYEQLAGKTVFSAKQAVVALLKESGEMVGDPRPITHQVKFFEKGDKPLEIVSTRQWYIGNGARDAVLKERLLELGRDVRFVPEFMRVRYENWVNGLSGDWLISRQRFFGVPIPVWYPLDGDGNPVFDSPIVPDEAALPVDPSSDPAPGYSEDQRGAAGGFQGELDVMDTWATSSLTPQLAGGWERDDELWQLVAPYDLRPQGQDIIRTWLFSTLLRSQLEDGRAPWSTATVSGFIVDPDRKKMSKSKGNVVTPAAMLEQHGSDAVRYWAASSRLGTDAAFDPQNPTQIKIGRRLAIKILNAAKFIHGFPLAEGAEVTDPLDLSMLATLDTVVADATTALENYDHARALETTEAFFWTFCDDYLELVKERAYSEDGASAAAALHRALDVLQRLFAPFLPFATEETWSWSHDDSVHLRPWPAVEGLGGDPAVLAAASSVLTAIRRAKTDAKASQKTPARSALVTAPAELVASLRLAAGDLAAVGRIATLDFAEGDALAVGIELETEA from the coding sequence ATGACCCTCGCCGACCGCCTCCCCGCGAAGCCCGCCCTCGAGGGCCTGGAGGGCACGTGGGGCCTCCGCTGGCAGACCGACGGGACCTACCGGTTCGACCGCACCGGCCTCACCCGCGCCGACGTCTACTCGATCGACACCCCGCCGCCCACCGCCTCCGGGTCGCTGCACATCGGGCACGTCTTCTCCTACACGCACACCGACGTCGTCGCGCGGTTCCAGCGGATGCGCGGCAAGAGCGTCTTCTACCCGATGGGCTGGGACGACAACGGCCTGCCCACCGAGCGCCGCGTGCAGAACTACTACGGTGTGCGCTGCGACCCGACGCTCCCCTACGAGCCCGGCTTCACGCCTCCGTTCGAGGGCGGCGACAACAAGAGCAGCAAGGCCGCCGACCAGAAGCCGATCTCGCGCCGCAACTTCGTCGAGCTGTGCGAGCGCCTCACCGTCGAGGACGAGAAGCAGTTCGAGGACGTCTGGCGAGCCCTCGGCCTGTCCGTCGACTGGTCGCAGAGCTACCGGACCATCGGCGACGAGTCGCAGGCCGCCTCGCAGCGCGCCTTCCTCCGCAACCTCGCCCGCGGCGAGGCCTACCAGGCGCAGGCCCCGACGCTCTGGGACATCACCTTCCGGACCGCCGTCGCCCAGGCGGAGCTCGAGGACAAGGACCAGCCCGGCGCCTACCACCGCCTCGGCTTCCACCGCGAGGGCGGCGAGGACGTCTTCATCGAGACGACCCGTCCCGAGCTGCTGCCGGCCTGCGTCGCCCTCGTCGCGCACCCCGACGACGAGCGCTACCAGGCGCTGTTCGGCACCACCGTCCGCACGCCGCTCTTCGACGTCGAGGTCCCGGTGCTCGCGCACCACCTCGCGCAGAAGGACAAGGGCTCGGGCATCGCGATGATCTGCACCTTCGGCGACACCACGGACGTGGTCTGGTGGCGCGAGCTCGACCTGCCCAACCGCGCGATCATCGGCTTCGACGGCCGCCTGATCTCGGAGGCGCCCGCCGCGATCACGAGCGACGCGGGCCGCGCCGCCTACGAGCAGCTCGCCGGCAAGACCGTCTTCTCCGCGAAGCAGGCCGTCGTGGCGCTGCTGAAGGAGTCCGGCGAGATGGTCGGCGACCCGCGCCCCATCACCCACCAGGTCAAGTTCTTCGAGAAAGGCGACAAGCCGCTCGAGATCGTGTCGACCCGCCAGTGGTACATCGGCAACGGCGCTCGCGACGCGGTGCTCAAGGAGCGCCTGCTGGAGCTCGGCCGCGACGTGCGCTTCGTGCCGGAGTTCATGCGCGTCCGCTACGAGAACTGGGTGAACGGCCTCTCCGGCGACTGGCTGATCTCGCGCCAGCGCTTCTTCGGCGTGCCGATCCCGGTGTGGTACCCGCTCGACGGCGACGGCAACCCCGTCTTCGACTCCCCGATCGTGCCGGACGAGGCGGCGCTGCCGGTGGATCCCTCCAGCGACCCGGCCCCCGGCTACTCGGAGGACCAGCGCGGAGCTGCGGGCGGCTTCCAGGGCGAGCTCGACGTGATGGACACCTGGGCGACCTCCTCGCTGACCCCGCAGCTCGCGGGCGGCTGGGAGCGCGACGACGAGCTCTGGCAGCTGGTCGCTCCCTACGACCTGCGCCCGCAGGGCCAGGACATCATCCGCACCTGGCTCTTCTCGACCCTCCTGCGCTCGCAGCTCGAGGACGGCCGCGCCCCGTGGAGCACGGCGACCGTCTCCGGCTTCATCGTCGACCCCGACCGCAAGAAGATGTCGAAGTCGAAGGGCAACGTGGTCACTCCCGCCGCGATGCTCGAGCAGCACGGCTCGGACGCGGTCCGCTACTGGGCCGCCTCCTCGCGCCTGGGCACCGACGCGGCCTTCGACCCGCAGAACCCGACGCAGATCAAGATCGGCCGCCGACTGGCGATCAAGATCCTCAACGCGGCGAAGTTCATCCACGGGTTCCCTCTCGCCGAGGGCGCCGAGGTCACCGACCCTCTCGACCTCAGCATGCTGGCCACCCTCGACACCGTGGTCGCCGACGCGACGACGGCGCTCGAGAACTACGACCACGCCCGCGCCCTCGAGACGACGGAGGCGTTCTTCTGGACGTTCTGCGACGACTACCTGGAGCTGGTGAAGGAGCGCGCGTACAGCGAGGACGGCGCGTCCGCCGCGGCCGCCCTGCACCGGGCGCTCGACGTCCTCCAGCGCCTGTTCGCGCCGTTCCTGCCGTTCGCGACGGAGGAGACCTGGTCGTGGTCGCACGACGACTCGGTGCACCTGCGCCCCTGGCCGGCCGTCGAGGGCCTGGGCGGCGACCCCGCCGTCCTGGCCGCGGCGAGCTCCGTCCTCACGGCCATCCGGCGCGCGAAGACCGATGCGAAGGCCTCGCAGAAGACGCCGGCCCGCTCCGCCCTGGTGACGGCGCCCGCCGAGCTCGTCGCGTCTCTCCGACTCGCCGCGGGAGACCTCGCGGCCGTCGGCAGGATCGCGACGCTCGACTTCGCCGAGGGCGACGCCCTCGCGGTCGGCATCGAGCTCGAGACCGAGGCGTAG
- a CDS encoding TetR family transcriptional regulator, with protein sequence MVRGVQRGRPRASSRSMLEDAALDLFVEQSYAGTTIEQIAQRAGVSRNTFFNYFESKSDVFWVLVDDRLAELPEALAETAAEAPVMDALGDALLAIGSGFGPATVPWVLTQSDMIGSVHELQASALGRLARQAAVIARFVEERSARPLPSHLSRAIAYASVGAAVAAVQAWAAAGPTRGELVPYLDEALAPVRAGFAPVVD encoded by the coding sequence ATGGTGCGAGGAGTGCAGCGCGGACGGCCCCGTGCGTCGTCGCGCTCCATGCTCGAGGACGCCGCTCTGGACCTCTTCGTCGAGCAGAGCTACGCGGGCACGACGATCGAGCAGATCGCTCAGCGCGCGGGCGTCTCGCGCAACACCTTCTTCAACTACTTCGAGTCCAAGAGCGACGTCTTCTGGGTCCTGGTCGACGACCGGCTGGCAGAGCTCCCGGAGGCGCTGGCCGAGACGGCGGCAGAGGCGCCGGTGATGGACGCGCTCGGCGACGCGCTGCTCGCGATCGGCTCCGGCTTCGGACCCGCGACGGTGCCGTGGGTGCTCACCCAGTCCGACATGATCGGCAGCGTCCACGAGCTGCAGGCGTCGGCCCTCGGCCGCCTCGCGCGGCAGGCGGCCGTCATCGCCCGCTTCGTGGAGGAGCGGAGCGCGCGCCCGCTGCCCTCGCACCTCTCGCGCGCCATCGCCTACGCGAGCGTCGGAGCCGCGGTGGCGGCCGTGCAGGCCTGGGCCGCGGCGGGCCCCACCCGCGGCGAGCTCGTGCCCTATCTCGACGAGGCGCTCGCGCCCGTCCGCGCCGGCTTCGCCCCCGTCGTCGACTGA
- the ileS gene encoding isoleucine--tRNA ligase — translation MTPPTPHGAEPAEGSAFGRGVSPSPRFPEIEERVLAYWKADDTFQESIRQREGAPEWVFYDGPPFANGLPHYGHLLTGYAKDVFPRFETMRGRQVHRRFGWDTHGLPAELEAERQLGITDKSQIEEMGVAAFNAAAKESVLRYTGEWQDYVTRQARWVDFDDDYKTLDPTFMESVIWAFKQLYDKGLAYEGHRVLPYCWRDQTPLSNHELRMDDDVYKMRQDQTVTVTFPLVGETAEALQLTAVRALAWTTTPWTLPTNLALAVGPDIEYAVVPAGPNGAADGRGEPEERELSAEYLLAIDQVGAYAKDLGYPDAESSLAAVSRTHRGSELEGISYDRLWDHYADTEAWGTQNAWRILVADYVTTSEGTGIVHQAPAYGEDDQKVCEAAGIPVIISVDDGGRFLPQISEVAGLQVFDANKPLTQLLRAGHRLLRQASYEHSYPHCWRCRNPLIYKAVSSWFVRVTAIRDRMEELNQEITWVPENVKDGQFGKWLSGARDWSISRNRYFGSPIPVWKSDDPEYPRIDVYGSLDELERDFGVRPDDLHRPFIDELTRPNPDDPTGRSTMRRISDVLDVWFDSGSMPFAQVHYPFENADWFDTHNPADFIVEYIGQTRGWFYTLHVLSTALFDRPAFRNVVSHGIVLGNDGQKMSKSLRNYPDVAEVFDRDGSDAMRWFLMSSPVLRGGNLVVTEEGIREGVRQVLLPLWSTWYFFSLYANASAGGGYEATRRTGSEDVLDRYLLAKTRDLVETVTGRLEALDSTLAAAALRDFSDVLTNWYVRRSRDRFWQGVDEDGRGSEAFDTLYTVLETVCRVAAPLLPLVTEQIWQGLTGGRSVHLTDWPEADEFPADPALVHAMDAVRGISSTALSLRKQAGLRVRLPLARLTVVVADAAELAPFEAILRDELNVKEVSLVPLVDSSAADYGVTSRLAVNARAAGPRLGKGVQTVIRAAKAGDWSETDGVVTAGGVELVEGEYELTLEVGGSAGDDPAIALLPRGGFVLLDTATTPELEAEGLARDLIRAVQDARKAAGFEVSDRIVLEVVLDEPSLQALEPHALWIAEETLATGCAFTPLTTALEGGEGAIAFGPAGTAIIRVEKLEAADV, via the coding sequence CTGACCCCGCCCACCCCGCACGGAGCCGAGCCCGCCGAGGGCTCCGCGTTCGGCCGGGGCGTGTCCCCGTCGCCGCGCTTCCCCGAGATCGAGGAGCGCGTGCTCGCGTACTGGAAGGCGGACGACACCTTCCAGGAGTCGATCCGGCAGCGCGAGGGAGCGCCGGAGTGGGTCTTCTACGACGGCCCGCCCTTCGCCAACGGCCTGCCGCACTACGGGCACCTCCTCACCGGCTACGCCAAGGACGTCTTCCCCCGCTTCGAGACGATGCGCGGACGGCAGGTGCACCGCCGCTTCGGCTGGGACACCCACGGCCTGCCCGCCGAGCTCGAGGCGGAGCGGCAGCTCGGCATCACCGACAAGTCCCAGATCGAGGAGATGGGCGTCGCGGCCTTCAACGCCGCCGCGAAGGAGTCGGTGCTGCGCTACACCGGGGAGTGGCAGGACTACGTCACCCGCCAGGCGCGCTGGGTCGACTTCGACGACGACTACAAGACGCTCGACCCCACCTTCATGGAGTCGGTGATCTGGGCGTTCAAGCAGCTCTACGACAAGGGCCTCGCCTACGAGGGCCACCGCGTGCTGCCGTACTGCTGGCGCGACCAGACGCCGCTCTCGAACCACGAGCTGCGGATGGACGACGACGTCTACAAGATGCGCCAGGACCAGACGGTCACCGTCACCTTCCCGCTGGTCGGCGAGACGGCGGAGGCGCTCCAGCTGACGGCGGTCCGCGCTCTCGCGTGGACGACGACCCCCTGGACGCTGCCGACGAACCTCGCGCTCGCAGTCGGGCCCGACATCGAGTACGCGGTCGTCCCCGCCGGCCCGAACGGCGCGGCCGACGGCAGGGGCGAGCCCGAGGAGCGCGAGCTCTCGGCCGAGTACCTGCTCGCCATCGACCAGGTCGGCGCCTACGCGAAGGACCTCGGCTATCCGGACGCGGAGTCGTCCCTGGCCGCCGTCTCGCGCACCCACCGCGGCTCCGAGCTCGAGGGGATCAGCTACGACCGCCTCTGGGACCACTACGCGGACACCGAGGCCTGGGGCACGCAGAACGCGTGGCGCATCCTCGTCGCCGACTACGTGACCACCAGCGAGGGCACCGGCATCGTGCACCAGGCGCCCGCCTACGGCGAGGACGACCAGAAGGTCTGCGAGGCGGCGGGCATCCCCGTCATCATCTCGGTCGACGACGGCGGCCGCTTCCTGCCGCAGATCAGCGAGGTCGCCGGCCTCCAGGTCTTCGACGCGAACAAGCCCCTCACGCAGCTCCTGCGCGCGGGCCACCGGCTGCTCCGCCAGGCGAGCTACGAGCACTCGTACCCGCACTGCTGGCGCTGCCGCAATCCGCTGATCTACAAGGCGGTCTCGAGCTGGTTCGTCCGCGTCACCGCGATCCGCGACCGCATGGAGGAGCTCAACCAGGAGATCACCTGGGTCCCCGAGAACGTCAAGGACGGCCAATTCGGCAAGTGGCTCTCGGGCGCGCGCGACTGGTCCATCAGCCGCAACCGCTACTTCGGCTCGCCGATCCCGGTGTGGAAGAGCGATGACCCGGAGTACCCGCGGATCGACGTCTACGGCTCGCTGGACGAGCTGGAGCGCGACTTCGGCGTGCGCCCGGACGACCTGCACCGGCCGTTCATCGACGAGCTGACCCGCCCGAACCCCGACGACCCGACCGGGCGCTCGACGATGCGCCGGATCAGCGACGTCCTCGACGTCTGGTTCGACTCCGGATCGATGCCCTTCGCCCAGGTGCACTACCCGTTCGAGAACGCCGACTGGTTCGACACCCACAACCCGGCGGACTTCATCGTCGAGTACATCGGGCAGACGCGCGGCTGGTTCTACACGCTGCACGTGCTCTCCACCGCGCTCTTCGACCGCCCGGCGTTCCGCAACGTGGTCAGCCACGGCATCGTGCTGGGCAACGACGGGCAGAAGATGTCCAAGTCGCTGCGCAACTACCCGGACGTGGCCGAGGTCTTCGACCGCGACGGCTCCGACGCTATGCGCTGGTTCCTGATGTCGAGCCCGGTCCTCCGGGGCGGCAACCTCGTCGTGACGGAGGAGGGCATCCGCGAGGGCGTCCGCCAGGTGCTGCTGCCGCTGTGGAGCACCTGGTACTTCTTCTCCCTCTACGCCAACGCCTCGGCGGGCGGCGGCTACGAGGCGACCAGGCGCACCGGCTCCGAGGACGTCCTCGACCGCTACCTGCTGGCCAAGACCCGCGATCTGGTCGAGACCGTGACCGGCCGGCTCGAGGCGCTGGACTCCACGCTCGCGGCCGCCGCGCTCCGCGACTTCAGCGACGTGCTCACGAACTGGTACGTGCGCCGCTCCCGCGACCGCTTCTGGCAGGGCGTCGACGAGGACGGCCGCGGATCGGAGGCGTTCGACACGCTCTACACGGTCCTCGAGACCGTGTGCCGCGTCGCCGCCCCGCTCCTGCCTCTCGTCACGGAGCAGATCTGGCAGGGCCTGACCGGCGGCCGCAGCGTCCACCTCACCGACTGGCCGGAGGCGGACGAGTTCCCCGCCGACCCGGCGCTCGTGCACGCGATGGACGCGGTCCGCGGCATCTCGTCCACCGCGCTCTCCCTCCGCAAGCAGGCCGGGCTCCGCGTCCGCCTGCCGCTCGCGCGCCTGACCGTGGTGGTCGCCGACGCCGCCGAGCTCGCGCCGTTCGAGGCGATCCTCCGCGACGAGCTGAACGTGAAGGAGGTGTCGCTGGTGCCGCTGGTCGACTCCAGCGCCGCCGACTACGGCGTCACCTCCCGTCTCGCGGTCAACGCGCGCGCCGCCGGGCCCCGGCTCGGCAAGGGCGTGCAGACCGTGATCAGGGCCGCCAAGGCCGGCGACTGGAGCGAGACGGACGGCGTCGTCACCGCCGGCGGCGTCGAGCTGGTCGAGGGCGAGTACGAGCTCACGCTCGAGGTCGGCGGCTCGGCCGGCGACGACCCCGCCATCGCCCTGCTCCCGCGCGGGGGCTTCGTGCTCCTCGACACGGCGACCACCCCCGAGCTCGAAGCGGAGGGGCTCGCCCGCGACCTCATCCGCGCGGTGCAGGACGCCCGCAAGGCGGCCGGGTTCGAGGTCAGCGACCGGATCGTCCTGGAGGTCGTGCTCGACGAGCCGAGCCTGCAGGCGCTCGAGCCGCACGCGCTCTGGATCGCGGAGGAGACCCTCGCGACCGGATGCGCGTTCACTCCGCTCACCACGGCTCTCGAGGGCGGCGAGGGCGCGATCGCCTTCGGCCCCGCGGGCACCGCCATCATCCGCGTCGAGAAGCTCGAGGCCGCCGATGTCTGA
- a CDS encoding folylpolyglutamate synthase/dihydrofolate synthase family protein, which yields MSDPFEPDDADRAAADAVYAALLERLGEASVRPRLAPTRRAVEILGDPQRAYPVIQIAGTNGKTSTSRMIESLLRAHGLRVGLFTSPHLERFNERIVIDGEPISDRSLADNWQDVEPYLRMTDAELAEQGEAPLSFFEAITVLAYAAFADAPVDVAVVEVGMGGEWDSTNVADAQVAVFTPIALDHTDRLGSTIEEIARTKSGIVKPLASVVSARQVPEAEAVLRHAAEATESTIVVEGAEFDVESTTVAVGGQVVTVRGLVTTYEQLLLPFFGDHQAENAAVAVAAVETFLGGGTQELTGDVLDEGFAAATSPGRLQLVGLAPRTVVDAAHNPHSAASLAAALGRYFDFDRVTAVLGVLAEKDAEGILRELRPVVDELIVTTAPSDRAMPAEELAALARTVFPEEAVRVADDPLGALTAGRVLAARTDKGALLVTGSITLVGRTITAARDENWLGA from the coding sequence ATGTCTGATCCGTTCGAGCCGGACGACGCCGACCGCGCGGCCGCCGACGCCGTCTACGCCGCGCTGCTGGAGCGCCTGGGCGAGGCGAGCGTCCGCCCGCGCCTCGCTCCGACCCGGCGCGCCGTCGAGATCCTCGGCGACCCGCAGCGCGCCTACCCGGTGATCCAGATCGCCGGAACCAACGGCAAGACCTCGACCAGCCGGATGATCGAGAGCCTGCTGCGCGCCCACGGGCTGCGGGTGGGCCTGTTCACCAGTCCGCACCTCGAGCGCTTCAACGAGCGCATCGTCATCGACGGAGAGCCGATCTCGGACCGGAGCCTCGCCGACAACTGGCAGGACGTCGAGCCGTACCTGCGGATGACCGACGCCGAGCTGGCCGAGCAGGGCGAGGCGCCGCTGTCCTTCTTCGAGGCGATCACCGTCCTGGCCTACGCGGCCTTCGCCGACGCGCCGGTCGATGTGGCCGTCGTCGAGGTGGGGATGGGCGGCGAGTGGGACTCGACGAACGTCGCCGACGCGCAGGTCGCCGTCTTCACGCCGATCGCCCTCGACCACACCGACCGCCTCGGCTCGACGATCGAGGAGATCGCGCGCACCAAGTCGGGCATCGTCAAGCCGCTCGCCTCGGTGGTCTCCGCGAGGCAGGTCCCGGAGGCGGAGGCGGTGCTGCGGCACGCGGCCGAGGCCACCGAGTCGACGATCGTCGTCGAGGGGGCGGAGTTCGACGTCGAGTCGACGACCGTCGCCGTCGGCGGCCAGGTCGTCACCGTCCGGGGACTCGTCACCACGTACGAGCAGCTGCTGCTGCCGTTCTTCGGCGACCACCAGGCCGAGAACGCCGCCGTGGCCGTCGCCGCGGTCGAGACGTTCCTGGGAGGCGGGACGCAGGAGCTCACCGGCGACGTCCTCGACGAGGGCTTCGCCGCCGCGACCTCCCCGGGCCGCCTGCAGCTCGTCGGACTCGCTCCGCGCACCGTCGTCGACGCGGCGCACAACCCGCACAGTGCCGCGTCCCTCGCCGCCGCTCTCGGCCGCTACTTCGACTTCGACCGCGTGACGGCCGTCCTCGGCGTGCTGGCCGAGAAGGACGCCGAGGGGATCCTCCGGGAGCTCCGCCCCGTGGTGGACGAGCTGATCGTGACCACGGCGCCGAGCGATCGGGCGATGCCCGCCGAGGAGCTCGCCGCGCTCGCCCGCACCGTGTTCCCGGAGGAGGCGGTCCGCGTCGCCGACGACCCGCTGGGTGCTCTCACGGCCGGCCGCGTCCTCGCGGCGCGCACCGACAAGGGCGCTCTGCTGGTCACGGGCTCGATCACCCTCGTCGGCCGCACGATCACTGCGGCCCGCGACGAGAACTGGCTGGGCGCGTGA
- a CDS encoding DUF4233 domain-containing protein, with protein MRAGRPRRSRTVRESLGSIVLGFEAVIVFLATLVAFGLKAADPVVVLVGGAVVCLALVATLGLLNRPVGFRIGWVLQFVIVASGLLVPIMYVIGAAFVALWTYCMVTGTRLDAQTRRAAEPTDPTEGDR; from the coding sequence GTGAGGGCCGGACGCCCGCGGCGCTCGCGGACCGTCCGGGAGAGCCTCGGCTCGATCGTGCTCGGCTTCGAGGCGGTCATCGTCTTCCTCGCCACCCTGGTCGCCTTCGGGCTGAAGGCGGCCGACCCCGTGGTCGTGCTGGTCGGGGGAGCGGTGGTCTGCCTCGCGCTCGTCGCCACTCTGGGCCTGCTGAACCGGCCGGTCGGCTTCCGCATCGGCTGGGTGCTCCAGTTCGTTATCGTGGCCTCGGGCCTGCTGGTCCCGATCATGTACGTGATCGGCGCCGCCTTCGTGGCGCTGTGGACGTACTGCATGGTGACCGGCACCCGCCTCGACGCTCAGACGCGCCGGGCGGCGGAGCCCACCGACCCCACCGAAGGAGACCGCTGA
- the ndk gene encoding nucleoside-diphosphate kinase, which produces MATQETLVLVKPDGVARNLTGEILRRIEAKGYSLVDVKLVEADRELLAAHYAEHEGKPFYEPLVEFMESGPIVALRIAGDRVIEGFRALAGTTDPTTAAPGTIRGDLGRDWGLKVQQNLVHGSDSEESAARELGLWFA; this is translated from the coding sequence ATGGCCACCCAGGAGACCCTCGTCCTCGTCAAGCCCGACGGCGTCGCCCGCAACCTCACCGGCGAGATCCTCCGCCGCATCGAGGCGAAGGGCTACTCCCTCGTCGACGTGAAGCTCGTCGAGGCCGACCGCGAGCTGCTCGCCGCCCACTACGCCGAGCACGAGGGCAAGCCCTTCTACGAGCCGCTCGTCGAGTTCATGGAGAGCGGCCCGATCGTCGCCCTGCGCATCGCGGGCGACCGCGTGATCGAGGGCTTCCGCGCCCTCGCCGGCACCACCGACCCGACCACGGCCGCGCCCGGCACCATCCGCGGCGACCTCGGCCGCGACTGGGGCCTCAAGGTCCAGCAGAACCTCGTGCACGGGTCCGACTCCGAGGAGTCGGCCGCGCGCGAGCTCGGCCTCTGGTTCGCCTGA